The following is a genomic window from Petrotoga mexicana DSM 14811.
CCGAAAGAAATTATAACCCCCATAACAAATCCTATTATCAAACTAAAAAGGGTTAATTCCAACGTTACAAGAGTTCCTTTTAGTAAATAGGGAAAAGAATTGATAATAACTTGAATGTCTTCCAAATATAATCCTTCTTTCTTAATATAAGGGGGGTAAACCCCCCTTGTTTTTTACTTTAAAGATTTACAAGCATCACTTAAAATATTTTCCGATAAGTTCATCCATCTTTCCTGATTCTTGTAACTTTGTTATACCTTCGTTTAACATATTCAATAAATCTTCATTGCCTGGTGCAACGGCCATACCATAATTTTCATTAGTCTTAATGATTCCTACAATTTCTACCGGATCTGTCTTGGTGAATCTTTCAGCTACAGGATTATCTAGTACTATCGCATCGATATTTTTGTTAACTAAGTCACGAACAGCAAAGTTGAATGTATCGTATCTTGTAAGGTTAGCTTTTGGCAAGTAACCCGTGTCAATAAGATTTTCAGTCACCCAAAGATCCCCGGTAGTACCTGTCTGAACTCCGATTTTTGGTTCCGTAAAAAGGATACTTAGATTTGTGCCTTCTCCTTTTCTTACCATAATACTCTGATCGGCGCTATAATATGGGATTGTAAAGTCCACTACTTTCTCTCTTTCTTCTGTTATCGTCATTCCAGCAGCAATAATGTCAATATTTCCAGTCATTAAAGAAGGTATGAGAGAGTCAAAGCTAATGTCTCTTATTTCAACATCGAATCCGTACATTTTTCCAATTTCCTTTATTAAATCAATATCAAAACCAACAAATTCACCACCTTCTACGTACTCAAAAGGTGGGAAAGATGCTTCTGTACCGACAACATAAGTAACTGAAAAAGCTGAAAACACAAAAGAAATCAAAATCATAGAAATCAAAAAAGCCTTTTTCACCATGTTGATACACCTCCTATCGTCTTATTTACTTTTTTACTTAGTCATAAAACATCAGAATCTTTGCAACTAATTTGTAACTATCCAACAGGCTCTCGC
Proteins encoded in this region:
- a CDS encoding basic amino acid ABC transporter substrate-binding protein, with amino-acid sequence MVKKAFLISMILISFVFSAFSVTYVVGTEASFPPFEYVEGGEFVGFDIDLIKEIGKMYGFDVEIRDISFDSLIPSLMTGNIDIIAAGMTITEEREKVVDFTIPYYSADQSIMVRKGEGTNLSILFTEPKIGVQTGTTGDLWVTENLIDTGYLPKANLTRYDTFNFAVRDLVNKNIDAIVLDNPVAERFTKTDPVEIVGIIKTNENYGMAVAPGNEDLLNMLNEGITKLQESGKMDELIGKYFK